One Halomonas sp. THAF5a genomic region harbors:
- a CDS encoding type II toxin-antitoxin system HipA family toxin produces MQLTVQIHHRGQWHDAALLEIPAPERGTAGPARLGYLQEHALAWMSHDDEHACSLTLPVELMMRHHGERWFGFLEDIMPAGASRRYWIDHLGIQDLTPGEQDSELLRRGTIAPVGNLRIREAVPPRPPGGTLETLRFPLDDVIERHTDFLEYAQQMGAASGGATGAGGEAPKLLVRRSPDDRIWIDTWQDDPTTLDPNFLVKFPRGQRGADDCDILRAEYHYYRELADLGIDSVSLDGLALIEGDRYPSLWLPRFDVEARHGRLCRFGLESVYALLGAAPGTHLRHGAVVERLVTLLEAQYRVRELGEPFNREAFVIEWVKRDLLNVAFGNSDNHGRNAALLKRPEGIWHAPVYDFAPMKADPEGVTRTTQWGAPLEQGGEFDWPAIARSLDALVAPDRLMAELETLGDRLKGLDERLAARGVPERILTRPAVGLRHLDQRLRRWGLIS; encoded by the coding sequence ATGCAGCTGACCGTTCAGATCCACCATCGCGGCCAATGGCACGACGCCGCCCTGCTGGAGATCCCGGCCCCGGAGCGCGGCACGGCCGGTCCCGCCCGGCTGGGCTACCTGCAGGAACATGCCCTGGCCTGGATGTCACACGATGACGAGCACGCCTGCAGCCTGACCCTGCCGGTCGAGCTGATGATGCGCCACCACGGCGAGCGCTGGTTCGGCTTCCTGGAGGACATCATGCCGGCCGGGGCGAGCCGGCGTTACTGGATCGACCACCTCGGCATCCAGGACCTCACCCCCGGCGAACAGGACAGCGAACTGCTGCGCCGGGGCACCATCGCCCCGGTCGGCAACCTGCGCATCCGCGAGGCCGTGCCGCCGCGCCCGCCGGGCGGCACGCTGGAGACGCTGCGCTTCCCGCTGGACGATGTCATCGAGCGACATACCGACTTCCTGGAATATGCCCAGCAGATGGGCGCCGCCAGCGGCGGGGCCACCGGCGCCGGCGGCGAGGCCCCCAAGCTGCTGGTAAGGCGCTCGCCGGACGACCGGATCTGGATCGATACCTGGCAGGACGACCCGACGACCCTCGACCCGAACTTCCTGGTCAAGTTTCCCCGGGGCCAGCGCGGAGCCGACGACTGCGACATCCTGCGCGCCGAGTACCACTACTATCGGGAGCTTGCCGATCTTGGCATCGACAGCGTGTCGCTCGACGGCCTGGCGCTGATCGAGGGCGACCGCTACCCCTCGCTGTGGCTGCCGCGCTTCGACGTCGAGGCGCGCCACGGCCGGCTCTGCCGCTTCGGCCTGGAGTCCGTCTATGCCCTGCTCGGCGCCGCCCCGGGCACGCACCTGCGCCATGGGGCGGTCGTCGAGCGGCTGGTCACCCTGCTCGAGGCGCAGTATCGGGTCCGGGAACTGGGCGAGCCCTTCAACCGGGAGGCCTTCGTGATCGAGTGGGTGAAGCGCGACCTGCTCAACGTCGCCTTCGGCAACTCGGACAACCACGGGCGCAACGCGGCCCTGCTCAAGCGTCCGGAGGGCATCTGGCACGCCCCGGTCTACGACTTCGCCCCCATGAAGGCCGACCCCGAGGGCGTGACCCGCACGACCCAGTGGGGCGCGCCCCTCGAGCAGGGCGGCGAGTTCGACTGGCCCGCCATCGCCCGCTCGCTCGATGCCCTGGTCGCGCCGGATCGGCTGATGGCGGAGCTGGAGACCCTCGGCGACCGCCTGAAGGGCCTGGACGAGCGCCTGGCCGCACGGGGCGTGCCCGAACGGATCCTCACCCGGCCGGCGGTGGGGCTTCGCCATCTCGATCAACGGCTCAGGCGCTGGGGACTGATCTCATGA
- a CDS encoding helix-turn-helix transcriptional regulator — MKRDAMTPEAREAALLEQLRRLLRGELSEGQVLRHLRREVLGMSQGDYAALVGISRRTLSDIERDAGNASMASMDRVFRPLGLRVGLLPRQPALLARLLEDDDARGPRG, encoded by the coding sequence ATGAAACGCGACGCCATGACGCCGGAGGCCCGCGAGGCCGCCCTGCTGGAGCAGCTGCGCCGCCTGCTGCGCGGCGAGCTCAGCGAGGGCCAGGTGCTGCGCCACCTTCGTCGGGAGGTGCTGGGCATGTCCCAGGGCGACTACGCGGCCTTGGTGGGCATCAGCCGGCGCACCCTCTCCGACATCGAGCGCGACGCCGGCAACGCCTCCATGGCCAGCATGGACCGGGTCTTTCGCCCCCTGGGGCTGCGTGTCGGCCTGCTGCCGCGCCAGCCCGCCCTGCTGGCACGGCTGCTCGAGGACGACGACGCCCGAGGGCCGCGAGGCTAG
- a CDS encoding DCC1-like thiol-disulfide oxidoreductase family protein, with the protein MSSQRPSRPTLTLVYDGQCPLCRQFVRLQRLRRDVGELTLIDARQESDARRELSEQGIVLDEGMALRIGEHWVHGSEALHRLALMSTGSGRFNRWMARLFASPRRTARLYPWLRRGRAVLLRLLGRGPIDNLHRR; encoded by the coding sequence ATGAGCTCGCAGCGGCCATCGCGCCCCACCCTAACCCTGGTCTATGACGGCCAGTGCCCGCTGTGCCGACAGTTCGTGCGCCTGCAGCGGCTGCGCCGCGACGTCGGCGAGCTGACGCTCATCGATGCCCGCCAGGAGAGTGACGCCCGGCGCGAGCTTTCCGAGCAGGGCATCGTCCTGGACGAGGGGATGGCGCTGCGCATCGGCGAACACTGGGTGCACGGCAGCGAGGCCCTGCATCGCCTGGCACTGATGAGCACCGGCAGCGGCCGCTTCAACCGATGGATGGCGAGGCTCTTCGCCTCGCCGCGGCGCACCGCCCGCCTCTACCCCTGGCTGCGCCGCGGCCGCGCAGTACTTCTGCGCCTGCTGGGGCGCGGCCCCATCGACAACCTGCATCGCCGCTGA
- a CDS encoding SDR family oxidoreductase produces MTSTVLITGANRGVGLALARHYHHAGWRVIGVCRAGSSELAEVAERVIDGIDVTREADVARLVEALGEPSLDLLINNAGMLHDEVLGELDFDAIRAQMEVNAYAPLRLTEALLPRLGEGAKIANITSRMGSIADNDSGGRYGYRASKAALNAFGKSLAVDLAPRGIAVAQLHPGYVQTRMVNFGGLISPEEAAEGIAARIAALTLETSGGFWHSNGETLPW; encoded by the coding sequence ATGACGTCCACCGTACTGATCACGGGCGCCAATCGCGGCGTCGGCCTGGCGCTGGCGCGCCACTATCACCATGCCGGCTGGCGGGTGATCGGCGTCTGCCGCGCCGGCTCCAGCGAGCTCGCCGAGGTGGCCGAGCGAGTCATCGATGGCATCGACGTGACCCGCGAGGCGGACGTCGCGCGACTCGTCGAGGCGCTCGGGGAGCCGTCGCTGGACCTGCTGATCAACAACGCCGGCATGCTTCACGATGAGGTGCTGGGCGAGCTCGACTTCGACGCCATCCGCGCGCAGATGGAGGTCAACGCCTACGCCCCGCTGCGCCTCACCGAGGCCCTGCTGCCGAGGCTCGGCGAGGGCGCCAAGATCGCCAATATCACCAGCCGCATGGGCTCGATCGCCGACAACGACTCCGGCGGGCGCTATGGCTACCGGGCCTCCAAGGCCGCGCTGAACGCCTTCGGCAAGTCGCTGGCGGTGGACCTGGCGCCGCGCGGCATCGCCGTGGCCCAGCTCCACCCGGGCTACGTGCAGACGCGCATGGTCAACTTCGGCGGCCTGATCAGCCCGGAGGAGGCCGCCGAGGGCATCGCGGCGCGGATCGCGGCGCTGACGCTCGAGACCAGCGGCGGCTTCTGGCACAGCAACGGCGAGACGCTCCCCTGGTAA
- the ftsH gene encoding ATP-dependent zinc metalloprotease FtsH, whose translation MEPHHRFNVIYVLIAVMFFLTFQNVYRNWQTTDPIPYSEFTRLLEAGRIAEVKIADDRLTGTFASPQPDGRTAFTTNRVDPDLAERLAQYDVTFDGRPTSPFLTVLLSWFFPLVLLFVIWSFLIRRMTGGGGVGGMMSIGKSKAKVYVETSTRVTFEDVAGVDEAKLELQEVVAFLRDPERYGRLGAHIPKGILLVGPPGTGKTLLARAVAGEAGVPFFSISGSEFVEMFVGVGAARVRDLFEQAAKAKPCIIFIDELDALGRARIPGAMGGQDEKEQTLNQLLAELDGFDPSTGIVLLAATNRPEILDPALLRAGRFDRQVLVDRPERQGRREILRVHVAKIHALDPDVDLDHVASLTPGFTGADLANLVNEAALLATRRNSETVAMADFTSAIERLVAGLEKKSRLLNAHERAVVAHHEMGHALVAASLPGMDPVHKVSIIPRGVGALGYTLQRPTEDRFLQSESDLKYRMAVLMGGRAAEALIFAEVSTGAADDLAKASEIARDMASRFGMADETGQVVYQQERQAFLGKQHTLGQPRDYAEATAREIDLAVRQLVDEAYALAHTTLTERRGDLEAGAALLLERETLTATEFPPMASSPSAASS comes from the coding sequence ATGGAACCCCATCATCGCTTCAACGTGATCTACGTGCTGATCGCCGTGATGTTCTTCCTCACCTTCCAGAACGTCTATCGCAACTGGCAGACCACCGACCCCATTCCCTACTCGGAATTCACCCGGCTGCTCGAGGCGGGCCGCATCGCCGAGGTGAAGATCGCCGACGACCGCCTCACCGGCACCTTCGCCTCGCCCCAGCCCGACGGCCGCACCGCCTTCACCACCAACCGGGTCGACCCCGACCTGGCCGAGCGGCTGGCGCAGTACGACGTCACCTTCGACGGCCGCCCGACGAGCCCCTTCCTGACCGTGCTGCTGTCGTGGTTCTTTCCGCTGGTGCTGCTCTTCGTCATCTGGTCCTTCCTGATCCGCCGCATGACCGGCGGTGGCGGGGTCGGCGGCATGATGTCGATCGGCAAGTCCAAGGCCAAGGTCTACGTGGAGACCTCGACCAGGGTGACCTTCGAGGACGTCGCCGGGGTGGATGAGGCGAAGCTCGAACTGCAGGAGGTGGTGGCCTTCCTGCGCGACCCCGAGCGCTACGGCCGGCTCGGCGCGCATATCCCCAAGGGGATCCTGCTGGTCGGGCCACCCGGCACCGGCAAGACGCTGCTGGCCCGGGCCGTGGCCGGCGAGGCCGGCGTGCCCTTCTTCTCGATCTCCGGCTCGGAGTTCGTCGAGATGTTCGTCGGAGTGGGGGCCGCCCGGGTGCGCGACCTCTTCGAGCAGGCCGCCAAGGCCAAGCCCTGCATCATCTTCATCGACGAGCTGGATGCCCTGGGCCGCGCGCGCATTCCGGGCGCCATGGGCGGCCAGGACGAGAAGGAGCAGACGCTCAACCAGCTGCTCGCGGAGCTCGACGGCTTCGACCCTTCCACCGGCATCGTGCTGCTGGCCGCCACCAACCGACCGGAGATCCTCGATCCCGCCCTGCTTCGCGCGGGCCGCTTCGACCGCCAGGTGCTGGTGGACCGCCCCGAGCGCCAGGGGCGGCGCGAGATCCTGCGCGTGCATGTTGCCAAGATCCACGCCCTGGACCCGGACGTCGACCTCGACCATGTCGCCTCGCTGACGCCGGGCTTCACCGGCGCCGATCTCGCCAACCTGGTCAACGAGGCGGCGCTGCTGGCCACCCGTCGCAACAGCGAGACGGTGGCCATGGCGGACTTCACCAGCGCCATCGAGCGCCTGGTCGCCGGCCTCGAGAAGAAGAGCCGCCTGCTCAATGCCCACGAGCGGGCGGTGGTCGCCCATCACGAGATGGGCCATGCCCTGGTCGCCGCCTCCCTGCCGGGCATGGATCCGGTGCACAAGGTCTCGATCATCCCCCGCGGCGTGGGCGCCTTGGGCTATACCCTCCAGCGCCCCACCGAGGATCGCTTCCTGCAGAGCGAGAGCGACCTCAAGTACCGCATGGCGGTGCTGATGGGTGGCCGCGCCGCCGAGGCGCTGATCTTCGCGGAGGTCTCCACCGGCGCCGCCGACGACCTCGCCAAGGCCAGCGAGATCGCCCGGGACATGGCGAGTCGCTTCGGCATGGCCGACGAGACCGGCCAGGTGGTCTACCAGCAGGAGCGCCAGGCCTTCCTGGGCAAGCAGCACACCCTCGGCCAGCCCCGCGACTACGCCGAGGCGACCGCCCGGGAAATCGACCTGGCCGTGCGCCAGCTGGTCGACGAGGCCTATGCCCTCGCTCACACGACGCTGACCGAGCGGCGCGGCGATCTTGAGGCCGGCGCCGCCCTGCTGCTCGAGCGTGAGACCCTCACCGCCACGGAGTTCCCGCCGATGGCATCGTCGCCCTCCGCCGCGTCATCTTGA